The following is a genomic window from Caldicellulosiruptor danielii.
AACAATGTTTTGTTCATAGCAATCTGGGCAACAACTAAGAGAATGGTTATAGGTTATTTGATTTCTCTTATTGCGGGAATTATTCTTGGACTTTCAATAGTAAAGTTCGGATTTTTAGATAGAAATTTAAGACCACTTATTCTTGGTTTTCAGACATTGCCAAGCGTCTGCTGGCTACCATTTGCCATACTATGGTATGGTCTTTCAGAAAAAGCTATTATATTTGTAACTGCGATTGGTTCTCTATTTTCTATAACACTTGCAGTTGAGTCAGGCATTAAAAATGTAAATCCACTTTATATAAAAGCAGCAAAAACGATGGGTGCAAAAGGCATAACACTTTACTTAAATGTAATAATCCCTGCAAGCCTTCCATATATTATTTCAGGCATGAAACAAGGTTGGTCGTTTGCATTTAGAGCATTGATGGCAGGTGAGATGCTCTTTGCTACAAAAGGTTTAGGGCAAGTACTCATGGTTGGGAGAGACCTTGCAGATATGAGTCAGGTCATTAGCGTGATGATAGTAACAATTATTTTCGGACTTGTTGTAGAAAAGGCAATATTTGGCCCTTTAGAAAATCAGATAAGACTTAGATGGGGCCTTAAAAATACATGAAAAAAATGAAAAAATTCATGAGGGAGGTAGAAAAGAATGAAAATTAAGGCAAATGGTAATGAAGTACAAATTGAAAGAGAGATGACAATCTTTGAGATGTTAGATGCGTTAAATGTCTCAATGAAAGAATACGTAACAGTGCAGCTCAACGGTCAAATTATCCCCAGAAGTGAATATGATAAGGTTACAGTAAAAGATGGTGATGAGGTTGAGTTTTTGTATTTCATGGGAGGGGGACTATTATGAAGTTAACAGATACACAACTTGAAAGATACTCAAGGCATATCATCCTAAACGAGGTTGGTGCAAAAGGACAGCAAAAACTTTTGGAATCTAAGGTTTTGATCATTGGGACCGGGGGACTTGGTTCCCCAGCTGCAATGTTTTTAGCAGCTGCCGGTGTCGGAACAATCGGACTTGTTGATTTTGACGCGGTTGAGCTTTCCAATCTTCAAAGACAAATAATACATTTTACACCTGATGTAGGCAAGCCAAAAGTAATTTCTGCGAAGGAAAAGATAAACCAAATGAATCCTGATGTGGAAGTAGTAACTTATCGTGAAATGGTAAATTCAAGGAACATAATAGACATCATCAAGGATAGAGATTATGATTTTATAATCGACGGTACAGACAACTTTCCAGCAAAATTTTTGATAAACGACGCATGTGTAATGCTAAAAAAACCATTTTCACATGCAGGTATCATAAGATTTGATGGGCAAACCATGACTTATGTCCCAGAGAAAGGACCATGCTTTAGATGTATCTTTCAAAACCCGCCACCACCTGATGCAGTTCCAACTTGCAAGCAGGCAGGAGTTTTAGGTGTGATGGGTGGTATAATTGGCACAATCCAGGCTACAGAAGCAATTAAATATTTGCTTGGAATTGGTGACCTGCTAACGGGATATATCTTGATTTACAATGCTTTGAAGATGGAATTTAGAAAAGTAAAGATAAACAAGAGAGAAAGCTGTGAGGTATGCGGTGAAAATCCAACAATAAAAGAATTAATCGACTATGAGCAACCTCAGTGTGATTTAAAGGGCTAAAGAGAGTTACTTAAGGTATATGTCAGAAAACAGGAGGGACAAGTTAAAATTGATAATATTGCCAAAAACATTATATGATGAGATGTTAAAACATTGTTTAAATTCTTTACCTATAGAGGCGTGTGGACTTCTGGGTGGAGTTATTGAGGATGAAAAGAGAATTGTCAAGAAAGTTTACTTGCTTACCAATGTAGACAAAAGTCCAGAACATTTTTCAATGGACCCACTTGAACAGTTTGCAGCTGTAAAAGACATGAGAAAAAATAGCTGGATATTACTTGGCAATTTTCATAGCCATCCCACCACACCTGCAAGGCCGTCTGAAGAGGACAAGAGACTCGCGTTTGATAGGAATTTGAGCTATCTTATATTATCACTCATGGACGAAAAGAATCCTGTTCTGAAATCATTTAGAATATACGAAAGCCATGTGGAAGAAGAGCAGATACAAATTATTTGAAAAAGCAGGGGGTATTTCAAGTGAAAGAGGTAAACTATAATGAGCTAAAAAAAGGGGGGTTTATGCGACAGGTCCAAAAAGGTTATTTTTCTATGAGGCTAAGAGTAGTTGGCGGAAGACTAAGTGCCGAACAATTAAAAAAAATATACGAGGTTGCAAACAAATATGGTAGAGGATATATACACCTGACTGCACGACAGGGAGTAGAAATACCATTTATCAAACTGGAGGATATAGAGGCAGTCAAAAAAGAGTTATCAGAAGCAGGCATTGAGCCTGGTGCATGCGGACCAAGAGTAAGGACAATTACTGCTTGCCAAGGCAGTAGCATTTGCCCAAACGGAATTATAGACACAACAGAGCTTGCAAACGAGTGTGACAAGAGATATTATGCCCAGGAACTTCCACACAAATTTAAAATCGGAATAACAGGTTGTGGTAATAATTGCCTTAAAGCTGAGGAAAATGATTTAGGTATAAAAGGAGCAGTAAAACCTGAGTGGGAAAAGAGCAACTGCACGTTTTGTGGGCTTTGCCAGGCTGTATGTCCAACAAAGGCAATACAAATAGATGAGAAGAATAAAGAGATTACCATAGATAGAGACAAGTGCACCTATTGTGGAAGGTGTGTAAAGTCGTGCCCGACTAATTCGTGGAAAGGCAAGCCTGGCTATCTTCTCTATTTTGGTGGTATGTTTGGAAACAATATAGCACTTGGAAAACAGATTTTGCCAATCCTATTTTCAAAAGAGGATGTTCACAAGGTCATTCAAGCTACACTTGAATTTTACAAAAAATATGGCAAGCAAGGAGAGAGATTTAGAAATACCATAGAGAGAGTTGGATGGGATATATTCAAAAAAGAGTTAGAAAAAGCAATAGAAAATGAAAGAGGTGATCTTGATGAGTGACATCAAAGCTGATGTTTTTTTGGATATTACAAACCTTGTGTGTCCAATGACGTTTGTAAAAGCAAAAGCCACAATGGAGGACATGGAGGTAGGACAAATCATAGAGATAAGAATGAACGAGAGTGAGCCCATTCAAAATGTTCCGAGAAGCTTAAAAGAAGAAGGTCATGAGATTTTAAAAGTGATAAATAACAACGATGGGACATATACAGTATTTGTAAAAAAGGGTGGACAAGAATGAGATTTAATACTTCTTTGATTCACGGAAATATTGGACCAAAAGAAGAAAGGGGTTCAACAAATATTCCAATATACCTGTGTAATTCTTTCCAATACGAAACTGCACACGAACTGGAAGAGGTTTTTTCTGGCAAAAAACCAGGTTTTGTGTATACAAGGATTAATAATCCTACAGTTGAGGCATTTGAAAGGAGAATAGCATTTTTAGAAGAAGGCATTGCTGCTGTTGCCACATCGTCTGGCATGGCAGCAATTGCCTTAGCAATATTGAATTTGGTAAGAAGTGGAGATGAAATCGTCTCAGCAAGCGGCATTTTTGGTGGCACATATTCACTGTTCAAATCATTTGAGAGTTTTGGTATCAAAACAAGATTTGTAGAGGATAGTAGCATTGAAAGCTTTGAAAAGCATATAACAGACAAAACTAAAGTAATTTTTATAGAAACAATAGGAAATCCAAAACTTGATGTTCCAAATATCAGGCAAATAGCTGACCTTGCACATGAGTATGGTATTGCACTTGTTGTTGATAGCACTGTCACAACACCGTATCTTGTAAAACCCATAAAACTTGGTGCTGATGTAGTAGTTCATTCTACGTCAAAGTTTATAAATGGAAGCGGCAGCTGTATTGGCGGAATTATAGTTGCAAGCAGCAACATGAAAATTGATTATGATAGGTATCCGCTTATTAAGGAATACAAAAAATACGGAGAATTTGCGTACATTGCACGACTTCGAAATAACCTGCTTAAAGATTTTGGTGCCTGTATATCGCCTTTTAATGCATTTTTAAATACAATCGGGCTCGAAACTCTTGGTGTTCGTATGCAAAAGATTTGCGAGAATGCTCTTTGCCTTGCCAAGGCCCTAAAGGAAAATAAGAAGGTAGTTTCAATAAATTATCCTGGGCTTGAGGAAAGTATATATTATCAGCTTGCAACAGAACAGTTTGGAGGCAAATATGGAGCAATTTTGACAATACGGGTTGGAACAAAAGAGAATGCTTTTAAAGTGATAGATTCCTTACGATATGCCATAAACTCAACCAATATAGGAGATGTAAGGACACTTGTTGTACATCCTGCATCAACTATATATGTAGGTTTTTCTGCTGAAGAAAAAGAAGCTATGGGTGTTTATGAAGATATGATAAGAATATGTGTTGGTCTTGAGGATGTAGAAGACATAATAGAAGATTTTTACCAGGCACTTGAAAAGATTTAAAAGGGTATGCCTACCAAAACTAAAGAAGGGTGATAAAATAAGATGAACTTTGAAGTGAAGATGCTAAAAACTGACGTACTCATAATTGGTGGTGGAACGGCTGGGTGTTTTGCTGCAGTAACAATTGCTGAAAAAGCGCCAAACGTGAGTGTTTTGATTGCAGAAAAGGCAAACATTAAGCGAAGTGGATGTCTTGCTGCAGGTGTCAATGCTCTCAATGCCTATATCACAGAAGGAGAAACTCCCGAGACGTACTTGCAGTATGTCAAGGAGGATTACGAAAATATCGTAAGAGAAGATTTGGTATACACTATGGCCTTAAGATTAAATGAGGTTACAAAGAAGATTGAAGATATGGGGCTTGTCATTTTAAAAGACTCGAATGGAAAGTATTTAGCAAGGGGTAAAAGAAACATAAAAATAAACGGCGAAAATATAAAACCAATTTTGGCAAAAGCAGTTGAGAGTAAAAAAAATATTAGAGTGCTCAATCATGTAAATATAATTGATTACATCGTCAAAGGCAGTAAAGTAATAGGGGCACATGGATTTTCTATAAATAGCAATGTTTTCTACATTATCATTGCCAAAGCAGTGATTTGTGCAACAGGTGGTGCTGCAGGGCTTTACAGGCCTAACAACCCTGGATTTTCAAGACACAAGATGTGGTATCCACCTTTCAATGTAGGTTCAGGATATGCAATGGGAATCAGAGCAGGTTGCGAGATGACAAGTTATGAAGTTAGATTTATAGCTCTTCGCTGCAAAGATACTTTGGCACCAACAGGAACCATAGCTCAAGAGGTAAAAGCTGAGTTTATCAATTCAAAAGGCGAGTACTATGAAAAAAGATATGGAAGACCTACCACATACAACAGAGTATTTTCAACAGTTGAGGAAATGAAAGCAGGCCGAGGTCCCTGTTATTTAAAAACAGTAGGGATTTCTAAAGAGGACGAGCAGAGGCTAATAAAAGCATATCTTCACATGGCACCATCGCAGACACTTAAGTGGATCGACAGTGGCAGGGGACCGTCGGTTGAGAATGTCGAAATTGAAGGATCAGAACCATACATTGTTGGTGGGCATTCAGCAAGTGGTTATTGGGTAGATACAAAAAGACAAACAACCTTGAAAGGCTTGTTTGCAGCAGGCGATGTTGTTGGAGGATGTCCTCACAAGTATGTAACAGGCTGTTTTGCAGAGGCTGAAATAGCTGCAAATTCTGCACTAAAGTATATAAAAGACAAAGAGTTTGAAACCATAGATATATCCTCAATAGAGCAAAAACTCAATGAGGTGCAGAGATTTTTCACTAATACTTCTCCTTTGTACACCACAGAAGAATTAGAAGAAGCTATGCAAAAAGTAATGGATGTTTATGCTGGTGGGATTTCGACAGGTTATGCGTACAATCTAAAAGGACTACAAGTTGCTAAAGAAAGAATAGATGAACTTTTTACACTTGCTCAAAGATTGAGAGCAGAAGATACTTACCAGCTTATGAAAATTTATGAGCTTATTGACAGACTCTATGTTTGCAAAGTTCTGCTACATCACTTAGAAGCAAGAAAAGAAACAAGATGGAGAGCATTTCAAGAATTTGTTGATTATCCTTATAAGGACGATGAGAACTTTTTAAAGTATGTAAATTCCCGATTTGAAAACGGCCAAGTCAAGATAATCTTTAGAAGCTTAGTAAAAAAGGATGAGGTATATGAGCATAAGGATTGACAGGCAAAGATGTATTGGATGTGGAAAATGTGCTGAAATTTGTCCAGGCAACTTAATTGTAATAGATGAAGATAAGAAAGCATTTATCAGAGACCCACGTGATTGCTGGGGCTGTGCTGCGTGTGTAAAGGAGTGTACATTTCAAGCAATACAATACTTTTTAGGAGCAGATATTGGTGGCAAAGGAACTATCATGTATGTTAAAAAAGAAAATAATTTACTTTATTGGTTTTTCAAAAAGCCAAATGGCGAGAAAGAAGTAATTGTCCAAAATCCTAATGATAACACCACGTATTAGGGAGGGAAGAATAAAATGGATCACTTAGATAGATTGGAAGCAGAAAGCATATACATTTTGAGAGAGGCTTATAGCAAATTTAGCAAGATAGCAATGCTATGGTCAATAGGAAAAGATTCAACAGTGCTTTTGTGGCTGGTCAAAAAAGCGTTTTTCGGACATTGCCCGTTCCCACTGATTCATATAGATACAACGTACAAAATTCCAGAAATGATAAAGTACAGGGATAAATTAGCAAAAGAATACAACCTTGATTTAATTGTCCACATAAATGAAGAAGCCATAAAACAAGGGATGGGGCCTGAGAAAGGAAGACTTGTTTGCTGCAAGGCACTAAAGACTGACGCACTTCAGCAGGTGATTAATAAATACAAATTTGAAGCTTTGATACTTGGCATAAGAAGAGACGAAGAAGGTTCAAGGTCAAAAGAGAGGTTCTTTAGTCTAAGAAACGAAGATTTAGAATGGGACTATACAAATCAGCCACCTGAGTTTTGGAATCAATTTAATACAGATTTTCCAAAAGGAAGCCATGTAAGGGTTCATCCTTTGCTTAGTTGGACAGAAATTGATATTTGGATGTACATCAAACGTGAAAACATCCCAGTTATTGACTTGTACTTTGCCAAAAATGGAAAAAGATATAGGAGCCTTGGTTGTGCACCGTGCACATTCCCTGTTGAGTCAAATGCAACAACAATTGATGAGATTATTGAAGAGCTAAAAAATACCAAGGTGAACGAAAGAGCAGGACGAGCTCAAGACCACGAAGATGCGTATGCAATGCAAAAACTGAGAAAAGAAGGGTACATGTAATGCTGTGTACAAGGAGGTATCTGAAGTTATGACAGCAAGAGAACTGCTCAAGATTGTAGTAGTAGGTCATGTTGACCATGGTAAATCAACAATAATCGGAAGACTTTTGTATGATACTAAATCTGTTCCAGAAACTGCAATAGAAAGAGTAAAAAGAATAAGCAAAGAAAAGGGCAGACCTTTTGAATATGCTTATCTTTTGGATGCGTTAGAAGAAGAACAAAAACAAGGAATTACAATTGACACAACCCAGATAAAATTTTCAACACCAAAAAGAGACTATTTAATTATAGATGCTCCGGGGCACAAGGAATTTCTCAAAAACATGATTTCAGGTGCTGCAAATGCAGAAGCAGCACTTCTTGTTATTGACGCTGCTGAAGGTGTACAGGAACAGTCAAAAAGACATGCATATATTCTATCACTTTTGGGTATCCAAAAGGTATATGTTATAGTTAATAAAATGGACATGATAGAATTTTCAGAGAAAAAGTTCAAAGAAATCAAATACGAAATCTCAACCTTTTTGAGCAAGCTCAACGTATATCCTCAAAAGTACATTCCAGTATCAGGTTTTTTGGGAGAGAATATAGCAAGAAAGTCTGATAAAATGCCATGGTACAAGGGTGAGACTCTACTTCAGGCTTTGGACCTTTTTGAAAAAGACAAAGAATTGGAAGATAGACCCTTAAGATTTCCTATACAGGATGTGTACAAATTTGACCACAGAAGAATAATTGCTGGCAAGATTGAATCAGGAAGGTTAAAAGTAGGGGACGAAATAAAAATCTTGCCTGAAGGGAAGGTTAGTAAAGTCAAATCAATTGAGTTTTGGCCAGAAAACAATAAAAAAGATGAAGTAGTAGCAGGAATGTCTATTGGAATTACTATTGAAGATGAGTTCTTTAACAAGAGAGGAGAAGTTATTGTTCACAAAAACGATAATACTTTATATGTTTCAGATACATTCAGGGCAAATCTGTTTTGGCTTGGAAAAAGAAACCTTGTAAAGAATAAAACATATAAACTAAAGCTTGTTACGCAAGAGACAGAATGCGAAATTGTTTCTATAGACAAAGTTATAGATGCGACAACTCTTGAGACAGTAGAAAATGCTACTGAGGTCAGAACAAACGATGTTGCAGAAGTGACTATAAAAACTAAGGAAAAGATTTGCTTTGATGAGTTTAAAGGAAATCCTACAACAGGTAGGTTTGTTTTAGTAGACGAGTATGATGTCTCTGGCGGTGGTATCGTATCAGGCTTGGTTAACTTAAAAGAAGAGGTAACTAAATTTGTAAAAGATGACAAAGAGATGATAGTTCATTGCTTTGATGAATATTATTATTCATTATCTGAAGGTCTTATTAGAAAACATCCTAAGTACAAAAGGAC
Proteins encoded in this region:
- a CDS encoding adenylyl-sulfate reductase subunit alpha, whose protein sequence is MNFEVKMLKTDVLIIGGGTAGCFAAVTIAEKAPNVSVLIAEKANIKRSGCLAAGVNALNAYITEGETPETYLQYVKEDYENIVREDLVYTMALRLNEVTKKIEDMGLVILKDSNGKYLARGKRNIKINGENIKPILAKAVESKKNIRVLNHVNIIDYIVKGSKVIGAHGFSINSNVFYIIIAKAVICATGGAAGLYRPNNPGFSRHKMWYPPFNVGSGYAMGIRAGCEMTSYEVRFIALRCKDTLAPTGTIAQEVKAEFINSKGEYYEKRYGRPTTYNRVFSTVEEMKAGRGPCYLKTVGISKEDEQRLIKAYLHMAPSQTLKWIDSGRGPSVENVEIEGSEPYIVGGHSASGYWVDTKRQTTLKGLFAAGDVVGGCPHKYVTGCFAEAEIAANSALKYIKDKEFETIDISSIEQKLNEVQRFFTNTSPLYTTEELEEAMQKVMDVYAGGISTGYAYNLKGLQVAKERIDELFTLAQRLRAEDTYQLMKIYELIDRLYVCKVLLHHLEARKETRWRAFQEFVDYPYKDDENFLKYVNSRFENGQVKIIFRSLVKKDEVYEHKD
- a CDS encoding HesA/MoeB/ThiF family protein codes for the protein MKLTDTQLERYSRHIILNEVGAKGQQKLLESKVLIIGTGGLGSPAAMFLAAAGVGTIGLVDFDAVELSNLQRQIIHFTPDVGKPKVISAKEKINQMNPDVEVVTYREMVNSRNIIDIIKDRDYDFIIDGTDNFPAKFLINDACVMLKKPFSHAGIIRFDGQTMTYVPEKGPCFRCIFQNPPPPDAVPTCKQAGVLGVMGGIIGTIQATEAIKYLLGIGDLLTGYILIYNALKMEFRKVKINKRESCEVCGENPTIKELIDYEQPQCDLKG
- a CDS encoding 4Fe-4S dicluster domain-containing protein encodes the protein MSIRIDRQRCIGCGKCAEICPGNLIVIDEDKKAFIRDPRDCWGCAACVKECTFQAIQYFLGADIGGKGTIMYVKKENNLLYWFFKKPNGEKEVIVQNPNDNTTY
- a CDS encoding sulfate adenylyltransferase subunit 1, with translation MTARELLKIVVVGHVDHGKSTIIGRLLYDTKSVPETAIERVKRISKEKGRPFEYAYLLDALEEEQKQGITIDTTQIKFSTPKRDYLIIDAPGHKEFLKNMISGAANAEAALLVIDAAEGVQEQSKRHAYILSLLGIQKVYVIVNKMDMIEFSEKKFKEIKYEISTFLSKLNVYPQKYIPVSGFLGENIARKSDKMPWYKGETLLQALDLFEKDKELEDRPLRFPIQDVYKFDHRRIIAGKIESGRLKVGDEIKILPEGKVSKVKSIEFWPENNKKDEVVAGMSIGITIEDEFFNKRGEVIVHKNDNTLYVSDTFRANLFWLGKRNLVKNKTYKLKLVTQETECEIVSIDKVIDATTLETVENATEVRTNDVAEVTIKTKEKICFDEFKGNPTTGRFVLVDEYDVSGGGIVSGLVNLKEEVTKFVKDDKEMIVHCFDEYYYSLSEGLIRKHPKYKRTFKVGDAVPIEGETYSYPESFDVIDINSKHVAKIRKGQLSDLVDFDQYIYSELPIITSDGFYVKVNSIDEFKDFKNELVQLEKKDNSLLTTFANKWCDISKNKSFKFTI
- a CDS encoding 4Fe-4S binding protein, whose translation is MKEVNYNELKKGGFMRQVQKGYFSMRLRVVGGRLSAEQLKKIYEVANKYGRGYIHLTARQGVEIPFIKLEDIEAVKKELSEAGIEPGACGPRVRTITACQGSSICPNGIIDTTELANECDKRYYAQELPHKFKIGITGCGNNCLKAEENDLGIKGAVKPEWEKSNCTFCGLCQAVCPTKAIQIDEKNKEITIDRDKCTYCGRCVKSCPTNSWKGKPGYLLYFGGMFGNNIALGKQILPILFSKEDVHKVIQATLEFYKKYGKQGERFRNTIERVGWDIFKKELEKAIENERGDLDE
- a CDS encoding M67 family metallopeptidase, with protein sequence MIILPKTLYDEMLKHCLNSLPIEACGLLGGVIEDEKRIVKKVYLLTNVDKSPEHFSMDPLEQFAAVKDMRKNSWILLGNFHSHPTTPARPSEEDKRLAFDRNLSYLILSLMDEKNPVLKSFRIYESHVEEEQIQII
- a CDS encoding sulfurtransferase TusA family protein: MSDIKADVFLDITNLVCPMTFVKAKATMEDMEVGQIIEIRMNESEPIQNVPRSLKEEGHEILKVINNNDGTYTVFVKKGGQE
- a CDS encoding O-acetylhomoserine aminocarboxypropyltransferase/cysteine synthase family protein; translated protein: MRFNTSLIHGNIGPKEERGSTNIPIYLCNSFQYETAHELEEVFSGKKPGFVYTRINNPTVEAFERRIAFLEEGIAAVATSSGMAAIALAILNLVRSGDEIVSASGIFGGTYSLFKSFESFGIKTRFVEDSSIESFEKHITDKTKVIFIETIGNPKLDVPNIRQIADLAHEYGIALVVDSTVTTPYLVKPIKLGADVVVHSTSKFINGSGSCIGGIIVASSNMKIDYDRYPLIKEYKKYGEFAYIARLRNNLLKDFGACISPFNAFLNTIGLETLGVRMQKICENALCLAKALKENKKVVSINYPGLEESIYYQLATEQFGGKYGAILTIRVGTKENAFKVIDSLRYAINSTNIGDVRTLVVHPASTIYVGFSAEEKEAMGVYEDMIRICVGLEDVEDIIEDFYQALEKI
- the thiS gene encoding sulfur carrier protein ThiS — protein: MKIKANGNEVQIEREMTIFEMLDALNVSMKEYVTVQLNGQIIPRSEYDKVTVKDGDEVEFLYFMGGGLL
- the cysD gene encoding sulfate adenylyltransferase subunit CysD, which codes for MDHLDRLEAESIYILREAYSKFSKIAMLWSIGKDSTVLLWLVKKAFFGHCPFPLIHIDTTYKIPEMIKYRDKLAKEYNLDLIVHINEEAIKQGMGPEKGRLVCCKALKTDALQQVINKYKFEALILGIRRDEEGSRSKERFFSLRNEDLEWDYTNQPPEFWNQFNTDFPKGSHVRVHPLLSWTEIDIWMYIKRENIPVIDLYFAKNGKRYRSLGCAPCTFPVESNATTIDEIIEELKNTKVNERAGRAQDHEDAYAMQKLRKEGYM
- a CDS encoding ABC transporter permease — translated: MKRTLFYIALIAVWELVYRIFVELFKIWKPYVFPSPVSVAETFLRLLENNVLFIAIWATTKRMVIGYLISLIAGIILGLSIVKFGFLDRNLRPLILGFQTLPSVCWLPFAILWYGLSEKAIIFVTAIGSLFSITLAVESGIKNVNPLYIKAAKTMGAKGITLYLNVIIPASLPYIISGMKQGWSFAFRALMAGEMLFATKGLGQVLMVGRDLADMSQVISVMIVTIIFGLVVEKAIFGPLENQIRLRWGLKNT